Genomic DNA from Patescibacteria group bacterium:
AGGTGTTTGTGATGAATAAGCTCGCTCTCGAAGCGCTCGACGGCCAGTCCCTCATCATGCCGGAAGACGACATTTCACACGCGATCCACGCCCAATATTTCCCGAACGCTGAAGTGATCTTTGAGCCGATCTTTTTACGCTGGGACCGGCAGATCTCGACTGCTGAGCATATTGTCGACCCTCAGCGAGTGATCTCGCACGAAGAACTCCACAAACACCTCATCAACTTAGCGAGCATAGAATCTGCCAAAAGTGCTGACTGGTGGCGGCAGATTGGGGCGCTAATCGTGAAGGACGGCATTATCGTGGCCCAAGCGCACAACCATCATCTCCCCACAGACTTTCACCTGAGCGCGCATGGTGACCCCAGGAGCAACTTTGACGCCGGTACGAACCTAGACATCTACACGTCTATTCACGGCGAAGCAAGCGCTATTGCTCAAGCCGCACGAGACGGCATCGGTCTCAAGGGTTCCTCGCTGTACTCAACCGTCTTCCCCTGCCCCAACTGCGCCCGAATCATCTGCGAAGCGGGAATATCGAAGGTGTATTACGAGAAAGGCT
This window encodes:
- a CDS encoding deaminase, which encodes MLIAFVPVLHKGYVELFRKYPGQLGLLGADVISDFTSLIRDLRVIDPAEMRKAVFSLELFDEVFVMNKLALEALDGQSLIMPEDDISHAIHAQYFPNAEVIFEPIFLRWDRQISTAEHIVDPQRVISHEELHKHLINLASIESAKSADWWRQIGALIVKDGIIVAQAHNHHLPTDFHLSAHGDPRSNFDAGTNLDIYTSIHGEASAIAQAARDGIGLKGSSLYSTVFPCPNCARIICEAGISKVYYEKGYSRVDAEQIFKAFNVEIILVA